The Streptomyces sp. ALI-76-A nucleotide sequence ACGAACTGCGGGACGTTCCACGGGACCACGGCCGCCACCACCCCGACCGGCTCACGGCGCACGAGGATGCGTCCGAGGACCCCGTCGCGCCGCTCCTCGTACGTGAAGTCCCGCGCGACCGTGATCGCCGAGTCCCACACCATCATCGCGCCGAGCGCCTGGGCGAGGACGCTCCAGGAGTACGGTGACCCGTTCTCGGAGGAGATCACGCGGGCGATCTCCTCGTGCCGCACGGCGATGGCGTCCTTGATCCGGGCGACCACCGCGATCCGCTCGTCGAGCGGCATCCGCGGCCACGGCCCCTCGTCGAAGGCGGTGCGCGCGACGGCCACGGCCCGGTCCACGTCCGCCGCCGAGGCGTGCGGCACCCGCCCGATGACCTCCTCGGTGTGCGGCGAGACCACCTCGATGACGTCCGTGCCCAGGGGGTCGGTCAACTCCCCGCCGATGAACAGCTGTCCGTGTTCCACGAGCTCGGTCATGGCGACTGCCTTCCCGGTTCCTGCCCAGAGGCCCAGATGCCCGGAGCCCCGGGTGCCCAGGGCCCGGAGAGGCCCAGGGACCCGGAGGCCCAGACTCTGACGATCCATCAGATACGGAACTGATACCAGTTCCACTCGGAGGAGTCCACGGCCGGGACACCGGACGGGAAGGTCGGCTCGGGCCCCCATCGAAACGCGTTCTAGTTATACTCGGCTCGCGTGGCCGGGACGCGGCGATTGGGGAGCCCATGACGCAGGTGTACGACCACGGCGGCGGCGTCCGCTCCCTCCGGGTCCCCATCCCGGACAACCCTCTCGGCCACACCCTGGTGTACGTCGTCGACACCGACCGGGGACCGGTGCTGATCGACACCGGCTGGGACGACCCTGCCTCCTGGGACACCCTCGCGGCCGGACTGGCCGCCTGCGGCACCTCCCCCGGCGCGGTCCACGGTGTGGTCGTCACCCACCACCATCCCGACCACCACGGGCTGTCCGGCCGGGTGCGCGAGGCGTCCGGCGCCTGGATCGCGATGCACGCGGCGGACGGCGAGATCGTCCGGCGGGCCCGCTCGACCCGCCCCGCACACTGGCTCGCCTACATGGCGGCCAAGCTGGCAGCGGCCGGCGCCCCCGAGGAGCACCTGGCCCCGATGCGCTCCGCCGGCCCCCGCTCCGTGCCCGGCCTGACCCCCGCCCTGCCCGACCGGGAGATCGTCCCGGGCGAACTCCTGGACCTCCCCGGCCGCCGGCTGCGCGCGATCTGGACCCCGGGCCACACCCCCGGCCACGTCTGCCTCCACCTGGAGGAGCGGCACCCCGCCGAACTCCCCGGCCACGGGCGCCTGTTCTCCGGCGACCACCTGCTTCCCGAGATCACCCCGCACATCGGCCTGTACGAGGACCCCGACGACGCGACCGTCACCGACCCCCTCGGCGACTACCTCGACTCCCTGGAACGGGTCGGCCGTCTCGCCCCCGCCGAGGTGCTCCCCGCGCACCAGCACGTGTTCACCGACGCGTCTTCACGCGTACGGGAGTTGCTCGCCCACCACGGGGACCGCTTCACCGGCCTGCTCGGCCTGCTGGCCGAGCCCCTCACTCCCTGGCGGCTCGCCGAGCGGATGGAGTGGAACCGGCCCTG carries:
- a CDS encoding MBL fold metallo-hydrolase, coding for MTQVYDHGGGVRSLRVPIPDNPLGHTLVYVVDTDRGPVLIDTGWDDPASWDTLAAGLAACGTSPGAVHGVVVTHHHPDHHGLSGRVREASGAWIAMHAADGEIVRRARSTRPAHWLAYMAAKLAAAGAPEEHLAPMRSAGPRSVPGLTPALPDREIVPGELLDLPGRRLRAIWTPGHTPGHVCLHLEERHPAELPGHGRLFSGDHLLPEITPHIGLYEDPDDATVTDPLGDYLDSLERVGRLAPAEVLPAHQHVFTDASSRVRELLAHHGDRFTGLLGLLAEPLTPWRLAERMEWNRPWHQIPYGSRNIAVSEAEAHLRHLVKLGRAEAVPGSEPVAYVAV